ATACCTATATTCATATTTGTTACTTTTGAATATAGGAAGAGAATCATGGCTACGACCAGTCTTAGCTTAGGGGAGCACTGGGAAGTCTTTATCAGAAACGAGGTCGCCAGCGGACGCTACGGCTCCGCAAGTGAAGTTGTGCGTGATGCGTTACGTGCAATGGAAGAGCGCAAAAGCAAACTTGAAGCGCTTAGAGCTCACTTAGCCCAAGGCGCAGAGCAAGCGAGAGCAGGTGAATTCGTGGATGATTTTTCGATGGATGCATTAATCAACGATTTGGATAGTGAAACGTAATGCTCAGCTTCCGTATCACGCCAAGGGCAAGAGACGATTTAAAAAATATCGGCCGCTATACGGAGTGGCAATGGGGCAAAAACCAACGAAATACCTATTTGAAGAATTTTGAAAAACGGTTTCACTGGCTCGCAGAAAATCCCCACCTGGGAAAGCACCGCTCGGATGTTAGCGAGGGTTATTACAGCTACCCTCAGGGCCAGCACGTTATCTTTTATCTAATCGGCCAGGAATGCATTGAAATCATTGGCATTCCTCACAAAGAGATGGATATCGTTTCATATTTTCTGCCTGAATGAGCCAAAATAGTTTAACGACTGCCCTGCTTAAATGTTTGCCAAGCGTACGTCCTGATTGGATAACGCCTCCTCTTTTTTGTGCAGAGTCAGTTGCCGAGTTACCTTTTACAATACCAGACGCTGACGGGGTGTATCAGTGACCGGTGCGTAGTGCTCAATTCACCATACTGAAGGCTCTCGATGGAGTCAGTTCGGAGGAAGCCGCGTCAAAGCTTGTTCTAATTGAAGCCTATCTGCCCGACGCTTATCCTCGGAACGCCGCCCCAGGTTCTGCAACTTGCGCTTAACGCCGGGTAGTTCGAGAGCCTGAGGCAGCCCAATCAGTTCGAAATCCGGCTGCTCATCTTCGACGGAAAACAGAAACGCTTGAGAAGGCTCATCCATCCACTCAGCAATGCGCATCAGTAGCCTCTTCCGATATTCCAATAGCTCATGCGCAGCGACGTGCGCCGCCGTCATGCCCTTAAAATGCGCCTGAAAAATGTCTTCAAAGTCCCTAGGTATCTGCGGCTCAAGCATTTCCCAAGCAGGTTTTGGACTACACGTCAGGTAAACCAAAAAGGTGTACCACAGCGCCTTATCGGCTCGTTCATCATCCAGCAATAGTCCTACATCAAATAGGTCACGTGGATGCTGACGCGATAATGCTGCTGCCAGTTTCCCTGCATAGAGATCGGCAAAATTCAGCACTTGTGCGGAAGCGAATCCAAACGCGTCCTCTACCACAGGCCGAACATCCATCTCACGCACTGGATGCACCGTTCCACGCATGACTGGCGTGGTCTCAATCTGTACCAGCGACCTTCCGCGCCTGACAATCAGTCTCGTGCTACCTTGACTACCCTGGCTCGCCGATGGTTGCACATGCATTGTTTTTGATTGAATTCGTAATGTATCAGCCAGCGCTGTCAGCGCCTTATCAATCGCAGCGGCATCCTCGGCGAAACCGTGGGCCGGCAACCAGGTAAGATCGATATCCACCGATAACCGAGGTAGATCATGCTCGAACAGATTGATCGCCGTTCCGCCTTTCAATGCAAAGCGCGGCTCTACGGGAGAATATCTACCAGCAGCTGTACGCGGTCGGTGTAGCGTTTATCCCAAGTGCTCATCCAAGTCCCTCGGTAGCGTGATCTGATAAATCGGGTGCAAACGTCCTCCGGGTATCAGCACGCGTTTGCCACTGCCGAGATCCACCTCATCCAACGATAGGCGACGCAACCACGCATGCTGGTATCGATCCGCCAAGGCGAGAAACAGGCGTTTGGCCTTGATACTGTTGCAATGGCGCAGCAACGCCGTCATGCGCTTTGGGCTCAGTGTTGCCAAGCTCTGCATAAGCGCATCGGCTTCATAGACCATCGCCGCGCAGGTGGGGCTATCGCACAGTTCCAGTATCGCGCGCTCCGGTGTCGAACAAACGATGGTTCCCGCACCAGAAAGCATCTCTTGCCGTTTCAGCCCCTGCTCGAGTAAGTGATCCTTTTGAGAATCTGCAGTAAACGGCCAAACAAAGGGAGGCTTGCCGCAGAATACAAATCTCTCAGGCAGAGCCAACTGGCTCAGCCAACCTGGTGGCCGAGTAGTCCCGTAAAGCGTTATCGTGGCAGCTTCGCCCAGCCGCAGATAGTGTTCGTACCCATGCATTGCCAGCGCGAAGCGCCCACCAACGTATAACGCCAAGCCCTCACGCTCTTGCAGGCTTCGCAGTACGCCCTGCCACTGTAGCCGCCCTCCTTTTCTCAGATAGACGCCACGCGCCGGTGACACCAGCCAACCGCTGGAGACATAGCGCGCCACAAGGCTTCTCGAATAGCCATGCGCCTGCAGCCAGCGACTGGAGACTAAATCCGTATCTTCCAGGCTAGCTAACAGATGGTTTATCTTCGATGGTTTTTGTTCACTCATAGTGAACATATTACGGCTTTGGGTAACCTTGTCCAGTGAATACGAGGTTTACCTGAAATAAATTTTGATCACTATTAGTGAGCTTATTTAAGAATCATTGAACTCAACAACCAAGATGCC
This genomic window from Halomonas sp. TD01 contains:
- a CDS encoding type II toxin-antitoxin system ParD family antitoxin, with product MATTSLSLGEHWEVFIRNEVASGRYGSASEVVRDALRAMEERKSKLEALRAHLAQGAEQARAGEFVDDFSMDALINDLDSET
- a CDS encoding type II toxin-antitoxin system RelE/ParE family toxin, with the translated sequence MLSFRITPRARDDLKNIGRYTEWQWGKNQRNTYLKNFEKRFHWLAENPHLGKHRSDVSEGYYSYPQGQHVIFYLIGQECIEIIGIPHKEMDIVSYFLPE
- a CDS encoding type IV toxin-antitoxin system AbiEi family antitoxin domain-containing protein, which encodes MSEQKPSKINHLLASLEDTDLVSSRWLQAHGYSRSLVARYVSSGWLVSPARGVYLRKGGRLQWQGVLRSLQEREGLALYVGGRFALAMHGYEHYLRLGEAATITLYGTTRPPGWLSQLALPERFVFCGKPPFVWPFTADSQKDHLLEQGLKRQEMLSGAGTIVCSTPERAILELCDSPTCAAMVYEADALMQSLATLSPKRMTALLRHCNSIKAKRLFLALADRYQHAWLRRLSLDEVDLGSGKRVLIPGGRLHPIYQITLPRDLDEHLG